The stretch of DNA CTGAAGAAATCGAACTGGAATTTATAGATTTTGGAGCTGAAGAGGTTTTTGCTGATGAGGACGGTATATTAATATATGCACCTTTTGAAAGTTTTGGAGCCATTCAAGCTGAATTAGAAACTCGAGAAATTGAAATTTTATCTTCTGGTTTTGAGCGTATTCCACAAGTAACAAAACCACTTACTGCAGAACAATCTGTTGATGTAGAAAAGCTTTTAGAAAAGTTAGAAGAAGATGATGATGTGCAGAATGTATACCATACCATGGCTGAATAAGCCTCAATATAATCAATATATTTGGGGTGTTGTCAACGATATTAAAGGGTTCTCTAATAATTCATATTACTTTATAGATTATTTCCTTTTTCCGTTTTTTTATTCACTTTTAAGAACATTTTAACACATACACTATTCTTTTTTTTTCTATAACCAAAGTAATATCTATATATTTGATTTTTCCAAAATAAATCAGTCATTTTCATACCGTTTTAGAACCAGTTATATTTTTTTTTAAATATCAAACACATCAATAAATATAAGGTTTTCAAAGTATTATTGACGTATATAATGTGTACCATACTATGGAAGAAAATACAGAATAAATCTCTAACTATATAATAAAACCACATGGTCAATTCTCAAAAAAGCGATAAAACAATTAAATGGGGAATCATTGGATGCGGAAAAGTCACAGAAGTTAAAAGCGGACCTGCTTATAAAGCAACAGAAGGTTTTAAACTAGCAGCTGTTATGAGGCGTGATTATGATAAAGCAAAGGATTATGCTCAAAGACATGACATAAGTAAAGTTTATGCTAATGCTGATGATTTGATTAATGATGATGAAATCGATGCTGTATATATAGCAACACCCCCAGACACACATATGTTTTATGCATTAAAAGTAGCGAACGCAGGAAAAATTTGTTGTATAGAGAAACCTATGTCTCCCTCCTATAACGAGAGTCTGAAAATATATAACGCTTATAAGGATAAAGATTTACCATTATTTGTCGCTTATTATAGAAGATCATTACCTCGTTTTAATCAAATAAAAAATTGGTTAGAAAATAAATATATAGGGGACGTCAGACATATAAATTGGCATTTAAATAAACCTGCTAACGATATTGATAAATCAAAAGCATATAATTGGCGGACTGATTCTAAAATAGCTCCAGGTGGCTACTTTGATGATCTGGCAAGTCATGGCCTTGATCTGTTCACTTACCTACTAGGTGATATAAAAAGTGCACATGGCATAAGTCTTAACCAACAAGGTCTTTATTCATCAAACGATGCTGTAACTGCTTGTTGGGCACATGAAAATGGTACTACTGGATCTGGTTGCTGGAATTTTGGCTGCAATGATCATACAGATAAAGCTCAAATTTTTGGAAGTAAGGGAACCATTTTATTTTCTGTTTTCCATGATAATCCAATCATATTAAACAGTGATACAAAACATGAAGAATTGGTTATTGAAAACCCGAAACATATACAGCTTCATCATGTAGAAGGTATGAGAGATATGTTAATTAAAAAGAACTACATACATCCTTCTTCTGGAGGCTCAGCACTTCACACTAGCTGGGTTATGGATAAAATTCTGGGTAATTTTTAAAACGTGCTGTTATTCAGAGCGAAGCGAAAAATCTCATTGTTTTTATATCAAATAAAAATTAAACGCATTGTAGAGAAAAAAACTGTGTAATTTTAGTTTTCAACCCCTATTCACCATTTCTCTATGATGCTACCATTTAAAAAGATTCTTCTGTCGTTCCTCCTTCTGAATGACATGGTGACCTCTTTTTGTTTGTTTTAAAATTTACTTATTCCTAACAAAAATCAATTTAAATCGTCCATTACTTTGGTCGCGTTGTTCCATTTCAAAATGATCTAATGATTTAAAAAGAGGTGTTAACTTATCAAAGCCAAAATTTCTGGAATCAAAATTAGGTTGTTTTTTTAGTATTAGAGAACCAACATCTCCAAGAAATGCCCAACCATCATCATCTGCAGCATCTGACACTGAATTTTTAAGAAGTCTAATCACCTTAGGCGTAATATTATACAAATTAACCTTTTTAGATTTACCTTCTTTATCGTCTTTTTCAAGATCCTTTTTAAGGATTTCCAGATAAATAAACTTATCGCAGGCCACAATAAACGGATTTGGCGTTTTCTTTTCTCCCATCCCATAAACCTGCATCCCAGCTTCACGTAATCGTGTTGCTAATTTTGTAAAATCACTATCAGAAGACACTAAACAAAAACCATTTACTTTTTCAGAATATAAAATATCCATGGCATCAATTATCATGGCAGAGTCTGTAGCATTCTTCCCTGTTGTATAGCCATATTGCTGAATGGGTGTAATGGCATTTTCAAGTAGTATACTTTTCCACTTAGAGAGATGCGGCTTTGTCCAATCCCCATAAATTCGCTTTATGGTCGGTGTTCCGTATTTTGCTATTTCTTCCATCATTTCAGAAATATACTTTGATGGAATATTATCTCCATCAATTAATACGGCAATCTTAGTGTCTTTTGTCATAATGGTTAAAGATACTGATATATTGTCTACTAAGAGTCTCTAAAATATATATCATTGGATTTCTTTTAACATTTTATATAGATATAAGCCATTCTTTATTTTTAATTTTAACACGACTAATTCAAAATAATATTATGAAATTTAAAAATCTAAGGACTACAAAACTTATTTGTTTTGCATTAACGTTAATGCTTTTTTCTATATCAGAAAACGTTCAAGCTCAAAAAAGAAAAAAAGGTAAGAAAAAGAATCAGATAGAAGTTGTTGATAAACCTGCCAAGAAAAAGACAAAAGTAAAAACGATTGCTGAACTCGTTAAATCAAGTAAAAAAATAGACGGATTATTCACTATTTACCAAGATACCATAACAGGATCTATACAAATGATTATTTCTGATGATCAAATAAACAAAGAGTACATCTATTTTAGTCAAATTGCTGATGGTGTTATGGATGCTGGAAGAATTATTAGAGGCTCCTATAGAGGTTCTAAAGTGTTTAAGATTGAAAAATATTTTGATAAGATTGAATTTATAACACAAAACATATCGTTTTACTTTGACCCGGAAAGTCCCCTTTCAAAATCTAAAGATGCTAATATTAGTAATGGGAACATGGCTAGCATAAAAATTGAAAGCCATGATAAAAAAAAGGGGTTTTATCTAATAAAAGCTGATAATCTGTTTCTAGCTGAAACCCTATCACAAATTAAGCGGCCAAGATTACCAGGAGCAGCACCTAGCGCTTTTAAATTGGGTAATTTAAATAAGACAAAAACTAAAATAGATGCTATTCGTAATTATGACAACAATACAGATTTAGCAGTGGAGTATGTATATTCTTCTCCATCTGTTTTAAATGGTGGTTCTAATGCTGTGGCTGATGGAAGAAACGTAAGTATTAAAGTGTTTCATAGCTTAATAGCATTACCGGAAAACGATTATGAAGTTAGATACGATGACCCCAGGGTTGGCTATTTCATAACCCAGGTAGATGACCAAACGTCTACTAGTGCTACACCATACCGTGATTTAGTACATCGCTGGAATTTAAAAAAGAAAAATCCAAATGCAACTATTTCAGAACCTGTCGAACCTATTACCTGGTGGATAGAAAATTCAACACCATTAGAATGGCGTGAAACTATAAAAAATGGGGTTTTACAATGGAATGTTGCTTTTGAAAAAGCCGGGTTTAAAAACGCTATGGTTGTTAAAATTCAACCGGATGACGCACTTTGGGATGCTGGAGATATAAGATATAACGTATTACGTTGGACGTCCTCTCCACAGCCTCCTTTTGGTGGTTATGGTCCTAGTTTTGTAAACCCAAAAACAGGGCAGATTTTAGGCGCAGATATTATGTTAGAATATGTACACTTTACCAATAGAGTGATGTATGATAAATTATTTGATCTAACTTCATTACATAAGACTTTCGAAAATTCAAACATGGAAGAAGATCACAAAATGTATTGCTCTTTAGGACATATTATGCATGAAAATACACTTTTTGGAAATGCTGTATTGAAAGCTACGAATGCCTCAGATTTAGAAATGAAGCGTATGAAAAAAGAAGCGATGACTGCTTTAATCATGCATGAAGTTGGTCATACTTTAGGCTTAAACCACAACATGAAGGCAAGTCAGTTATTCTCTCCTGAACAATTAGCTGATGCCAATTTTATTAAAGGGAAATGCCTAACGGGCTCTGTAATGGATTATGCAGCTATTAACATAACAAAAGACCGAACAAAGCAAGGACAGTACTATGATACAGCTGTTGGGCCTTATGATGTTTGGGCTGTTCAATTTGGATACACCCCTTTTAAAACTAAACAAGAAAGAACAGAATTATTACAGCAATCAACCAAACCAGAGCTTATTTTTGGTAACGATGCTGATGATATGCGCTCTCCTGGAAAAGCTATTGATCCAAGAGTTATGGTTGGAGACATGTCTAACGACCAAATTAGATATTCTATTGATCGATTTGAGGTTATTAATACTATGATGCGTGGTATAAAAGATAAGTTTACTAAATCAGGCCAATCTTATCAGGAATTAAGACAAGCCTATTATATTTTAAGTAGTCAAAGAGGAAGTGCCGCCAATGTCATTTCAAGGTTTATTGGAGGTATCTATGTAGATAGAGCCATGGCTGGGCAAAATGGTGAAAAACAACCTTACACCCCAGTTAGCTTAGCTGATCAAAAAAGAGCCATGTCAGCTTTAAGTAAATATGTATTTGCACCAAATGCTTTTAGTGCTCCTAATGACCTGTATAACTATTTGGCTATGCAACGAAGAGGTTATAACTTTAGAACCCCTGAAGATCCAAAAATTCACAGCCAAGTCTTAGGATACCAAAAAAATGTGCTTAATCATATATTACACTACAATACATTACAAAGAATTACAGATTCAGAATTATACAGTAACGGATATAGTCTATCTACTTTTATGAGTGATTTAAACAAGGCTATTTTCAAGGCAGATATTTACTCTAATGTAAACTCTTTTAGACAAAATTTACAATTAGAATATACCAACATGCTTATAGACATCCTTACAAGGAAGCAAAATAGCAGATATACAAATAATGCAAAGTCTATGGCTTTGTATAATTTAAATAATATTAAAACAATGGCTTCAAATACAGGAAATATATCGTCTAGAGCTCATAAACAGCATTTAAGAACACGTATTGATAATGCTTTAAAAGAAGTAAAATAAAGTAAAAGCATCATAAAAAGTATTCCAAACAAAAAAGTTACCTTATTAAAACAAGGTAACTTTTAGTTTTAAGTGTTAGAAATGTTTCTTTTTAGGAACAAATAATTGTTTACTTTATGTTTCATTTCTTATACAATTATTATCTTTCAAATTCTATGCCACATTTACAAAACATTAAATAATGAGTTGGATTAAAGTTATTCCTTTTGAACAAGCTACGGGTAAGTTAAAAGCTATTTATAATAAAATTAAGGGGCCTAATAATCAAATTGATAATGTGCTAAGTATTCATAGTTTAAGACCGCATACACTTGCAGGTCATATGGCTCTTTATAAAAACACATTACATCACAGCAATAATACTTTTCCTAATTGGTTTTTAGAGCTTTTAGGAACCTATACAAGTTATATTAATAAATGTGATTACTGTTATCAACATCATTTTGAGGGAATGAAACGTTTCTTAAATGATGATAAGAAATCTGAATTATTAAAATCACATATTGAAAATGATTCTCTAAAAATTATTTTATCTAAAAAAGAATTTGCCTTAGTTAATTATGCAAAGCAACTAACACTTGAAGCAAGTTCACTTATTGAGAGTGATATAGCATATTTAAAAGAATTAGATATAAATGATGGTGAGATACTGGAAGTAAATCAAGTAGTTTCATATTTTAACTATGCAAATAGAACAGTTTTAGGTCTAGGCGTCAATACTAAAAATGAAATTTTAGGTCTCTCACCTAGCAACAAAAACAATGAAGATTCGTGGGATCATAAATAGTTAGGAAGCATCAGAAATTTTCCCTTTTACGCCCTTAAAAAACTCGTACATAAACTTAAAATCAGCTTCCACATCATCTGTTGGATAAAAGGGTTTTGAAATTTTATTTTGCTTATTTTCAAAATCAAGTGTAATCATTATGATTGGCACCTTCGCTTTTTTAGCTATATAATAAAACCCAGTACGCCATTTACCTACTTTTTTGCGAGTTCCTTCTGGAGCTAAAGTCATCCTAAATTCTTCTTTTCCTTCAAATAATTTAGCAATTAAATCTACTTTGTTTTCTTTAGTATGCCTATCAATTGGTATCCCTCCCAGTACTCTAAAAAACCATCCTATTGGAAATGTAAATAATTCCTTTTTACCTACAAAATGTGTATCTATATCTAATACTGAACGTAGCAAAATAGCCATATAAAAATCATGCCAGCTTGTATGTGGCACCGTAATTATTATGGCTTTTTTAACTAAGTTTTTTGAGATATGGGTATGATCTACAACTTTCCATCCTAATAATTTATAATAAATAAATTTGGCAAGCCATCGCATATTACATTTTTTGATAAAGCCCTCTTAATTTTTCACGAGTCATCGTTTTTTTCCAATTTTTTCCTAAAGCATTTTCCCAAAGTGGTTCTAAACTCAATGCAATATCAATCATTATATTAAACTCCTCATCTGCCAAATTAGCACAAATACCTTTGGGCAATTCAATATTGTGTTTTGCTTTCATTTCCTTAAAAAGCTTTACCCCTTCTGGATAAAACTCTTCTAAATGATCAAAAACGATACAATTACCAATGCCGTGCTTTGTACCCAGTAAATAAGATAAACCATAACTCATAGCATGTGCAACGCCTACTTGAGAATAAACAATACTCATACCACCATGCCATGAAGCCATCATCAATTTTTCTTGAGCTTCAACCTCTGTAAGATCATCACTTAAAAAGATCTCTTTACACAAGTCTAAGGCCATATCACCGTAACTTTGACTAAACGCATTTAAATAGGTTCCGTTTAATGATTCTACACAATGAATATAACAATCCATTCCTGTATAAAACCATTGATTTATAGGAACATTTTTAGTGAGTTCGGAATCTAATATAACTTGATCAAACGGTGTGAAATCTGAATTTATACCAAGCTTTTTACGTGGTCCTGTAAGGACCGTCGTTCTGGAAACCTCGGCTCCTGTTCCAGATATTGTTGGAATACCAACATGATATATTCCTTCATTTTTTACTAAATCCCAACCTTGATAATCTTTAGCTTCTCCATCATTGGTTAGCATTATAGAAACAGCTTTAGCTAGGTCTAAAACCGTTCCTCCTCCTATACCAATAATTCCCGACGGACGTTCTTTTGTTAATAAAATAATTTCTTCAACCAAAGTATCTACTTGAGACGTTTTTGGTTCTTCTTTTGAAGAAATAAAAATAATCTTATCATCATATGATAATTGTATTCTTGAAGTTAACCAAGAATTACTTTTAAAAACATCATCTACCAAATAAATAAATGGAGCACGGATGTTTAAACGTTTTGGGGCCAAAATTTCGTTTAACTGATTGAAACTACCTCTGCCAAAAATGACTCTTGGCACCATTGGAAAGTTCTTATAATTCATTTAACAGTTTTTTTTTACAAAAAGTAAAAATAGTATTTATTTTAAATATTATTGGTTTAAATATTCTTGAAATTTTTCTGAAAATAAACCAACGTGGTAACCATCAACTAATGCGTGATTTACGTTAACAGAAATATTCATCATTAATTCATTATTGACTTTGCTTACTTTACTAAATGCTATTTTTGGTACAGAATCCAAGACTCCAGAAACAGGTTCTTTCTGTCCGGAAAAATGTAACCAAGGCATTGCGGAACAATGTATACAGTTTAACCCATTTTGAGGTGGATATAAGTCTGTTGAATTTTCAATTCTTTCCTTTTCTATGGCTATATTTTCTATAAAAATATCCAAATCGTCGTTATATTCAATGAAAGAAAAACCAAACGTTTTATCACTTCGCATTATTGTAGCTGATGCATGAATAATATTATAATCCACAACATTTCCATCTTCAATTCTATACCTAAAATTATCAACCACATTTATAGCTTTCATACAATCGTGTAGATATTTAGCAAAAAAACTTTTATTGCTGTCTTTTGAAAATTTATATGCTTTAGTAACATTAAAAGGGATAGTTACAGCAAAATAAGGATCTTTTAATCTGCAAAAATGCTCGTAATGTTGTTTTCTATTCCAAGTATTTATATTTATTATCTTCAATTAATCCAATAGTTTTATAACATCTCGCAAACTATTTATCGTTTTGTATGTTTTTCCGTTTGTGTCTTTTTCTGTGACTTCCTCGTGCGCCCAGGTGGTATGAAAAGGTATATGGATCGCATGGGCGTTAATATTTACTAATGGTAACACATCAGATTTCAAAGAATTCCCTATCATTAAAAACTCAGATGGTTTAATGTCCAGATGGTTTAATAATTTAGAATAATTGACTTCTTTTTTATCACTTAATACTTCTATATGATGAAAATAACTTGTAAGACCAGATTTTTCTAGTTTACGCTCTTGATCCAACAAATCACCCTTCGTTGCAAGTATTAAACGATATTTTTTTGACAACACTTCCAAAACATCTTCAACACCATCAAGTAATTCCACTGGTTTATTAAGCATGTTTTTACCAATATCAAGTATCGCTTCAATTGTCTTATGTGGCACATTATAGTTAGATAATTCTAAAGCAGATTGAACCATAGATAGCACAAATGCTTTAACCCCATACCCATATATGGGTAGGTTGCTCATTTCCATTTTAAACAATTCTTGGTCTATTTTATTTGGGGTTTCATAATCTGATAGTAACCTCCCAAATGCTTCTTCAGCTTCACGAAAATAGGTTTCATTTACCCAAAGCGTATCATCGGCATCAAAGCCAATCACTTTTATATTGTCGTATTCTTTTATCAATTTATTTTCATTTTATAATTCAGTTCAGGAAGTTCAACACAGACTATTTCCATATTTTTTTAGCACGTTCCAAATCTTCTGGCGTATCAATTTCAACACCCTGAACATCAGTTTCTACCATTTTAATGCGTTTTCCATATTCCAAATAACGAATACATTCTATTTTTTCTGAAGCTTCTAATGACAACATTGGTAACTTATAAAAATCCAGTATGGCTTCTTTTCTAAAAGCATAAACGCCTTTGTGTTTATAGTATTTTACTCCTACCCTTTTTTCTCTTGGATACGGAATTGGACTTCTGGAAAAATAAAGCGCAAAATTGGATTGATCTACTATAACCTTTACGGTATTAGGATTGTTAATCTCATCTATATCCGTAATATGAACCATTAAAGACGCCAAATCAATACTTTTATCATGATCATCTTTAAAAACTTCAATCAATTTAGCCAACGATTCTTTATCTGTAAATGGTTCGTCTCCTTGCACATTGATTACAATATCTACATCCATAAATTCGACAGCTTCTGCTATTCTATCACTACCGCAATCATGCTCCTTTTTACTCATCATTGCCTTCCCGCCATTATTTACAATTTCATCGTAAATAATTTTGCTATCGGTAACAACAAATACGTCGTCAAACAAATTAGTAGCCTTAGTGGCTTCGTATGTACGCAATATGACCGTTTTTCCCCCTAGGTCTTGCATAAGTTTTCCCGGAAACCGCGATGCACTATAACGCGCAGGAATCATTGAAATTATTTTCATAATTATTATGGTCAGAATCTAGTTCAAAAATAGAATAATTATTATTAGGTTTTACCTTTATACCAAATGAATTTCTAAATGATCACCTCAAATTTGAATTATTTTTTATTCAGATGAAATAGAAAATTTAAGCATAGCATTAGCTACGGTTATGTTTTATAGTGAATTATGGAGGAAAAAGAAATGAAAAATTTCTTAAAACCAACTATCTCTGAGGCAAGCCTTAAGGAATTCTTTAGATTAAACCGGTTATTTAGATGTTTATTTGATATTAAATGATCTAAGCTTTTAAGCGACGTAAAAGTTATAAACAATATTAGCTGCAACTGA from Flavivirga spongiicola encodes:
- a CDS encoding Gfo/Idh/MocA family protein — encoded protein: MVNSQKSDKTIKWGIIGCGKVTEVKSGPAYKATEGFKLAAVMRRDYDKAKDYAQRHDISKVYANADDLINDDEIDAVYIATPPDTHMFYALKVANAGKICCIEKPMSPSYNESLKIYNAYKDKDLPLFVAYYRRSLPRFNQIKNWLENKYIGDVRHINWHLNKPANDIDKSKAYNWRTDSKIAPGGYFDDLASHGLDLFTYLLGDIKSAHGISLNQQGLYSSNDAVTACWAHENGTTGSGCWNFGCNDHTDKAQIFGSKGTILFSVFHDNPIILNSDTKHEELVIENPKHIQLHHVEGMRDMLIKKNYIHPSSGGSALHTSWVMDKILGNF
- a CDS encoding NYN domain-containing protein, with amino-acid sequence MTKDTKIAVLIDGDNIPSKYISEMMEEIAKYGTPTIKRIYGDWTKPHLSKWKSILLENAITPIQQYGYTTGKNATDSAMIIDAMDILYSEKVNGFCLVSSDSDFTKLATRLREAGMQVYGMGEKKTPNPFIVACDKFIYLEILKKDLEKDDKEGKSKKVNLYNITPKVIRLLKNSVSDAADDDGWAFLGDVGSLILKKQPNFDSRNFGFDKLTPLFKSLDHFEMEQRDQSNGRFKLIFVRNK
- a CDS encoding zinc-dependent metalloprotease, translated to MKFKNLRTTKLICFALTLMLFSISENVQAQKRKKGKKKNQIEVVDKPAKKKTKVKTIAELVKSSKKIDGLFTIYQDTITGSIQMIISDDQINKEYIYFSQIADGVMDAGRIIRGSYRGSKVFKIEKYFDKIEFITQNISFYFDPESPLSKSKDANISNGNMASIKIESHDKKKGFYLIKADNLFLAETLSQIKRPRLPGAAPSAFKLGNLNKTKTKIDAIRNYDNNTDLAVEYVYSSPSVLNGGSNAVADGRNVSIKVFHSLIALPENDYEVRYDDPRVGYFITQVDDQTSTSATPYRDLVHRWNLKKKNPNATISEPVEPITWWIENSTPLEWRETIKNGVLQWNVAFEKAGFKNAMVVKIQPDDALWDAGDIRYNVLRWTSSPQPPFGGYGPSFVNPKTGQILGADIMLEYVHFTNRVMYDKLFDLTSLHKTFENSNMEEDHKMYCSLGHIMHENTLFGNAVLKATNASDLEMKRMKKEAMTALIMHEVGHTLGLNHNMKASQLFSPEQLADANFIKGKCLTGSVMDYAAINITKDRTKQGQYYDTAVGPYDVWAVQFGYTPFKTKQERTELLQQSTKPELIFGNDADDMRSPGKAIDPRVMVGDMSNDQIRYSIDRFEVINTMMRGIKDKFTKSGQSYQELRQAYYILSSQRGSAANVISRFIGGIYVDRAMAGQNGEKQPYTPVSLADQKRAMSALSKYVFAPNAFSAPNDLYNYLAMQRRGYNFRTPEDPKIHSQVLGYQKNVLNHILHYNTLQRITDSELYSNGYSLSTFMSDLNKAIFKADIYSNVNSFRQNLQLEYTNMLIDILTRKQNSRYTNNAKSMALYNLNNIKTMASNTGNISSRAHKQHLRTRIDNALKEVK
- a CDS encoding peroxidase-related enzyme (This protein belongs to a clade of uncharacterized proteins related to peroxidases such as the alkylhydroperoxidase AhpD.), coding for MSWIKVIPFEQATGKLKAIYNKIKGPNNQIDNVLSIHSLRPHTLAGHMALYKNTLHHSNNTFPNWFLELLGTYTSYINKCDYCYQHHFEGMKRFLNDDKKSELLKSHIENDSLKIILSKKEFALVNYAKQLTLEASSLIESDIAYLKELDINDGEILEVNQVVSYFNYANRTVLGLGVNTKNEILGLSPSNKNNEDSWDHK
- a CDS encoding 1-acyl-sn-glycerol-3-phosphate acyltransferase, whose protein sequence is MRWLAKFIYYKLLGWKVVDHTHISKNLVKKAIIITVPHTSWHDFYMAILLRSVLDIDTHFVGKKELFTFPIGWFFRVLGGIPIDRHTKENKVDLIAKLFEGKEEFRMTLAPEGTRKKVGKWRTGFYYIAKKAKVPIIMITLDFENKQNKISKPFYPTDDVEADFKFMYEFFKGVKGKISDAS
- a CDS encoding iron-containing alcohol dehydrogenase family protein, with product MNYKNFPMVPRVIFGRGSFNQLNEILAPKRLNIRAPFIYLVDDVFKSNSWLTSRIQLSYDDKIIFISSKEEPKTSQVDTLVEEIILLTKERPSGIIGIGGGTVLDLAKAVSIMLTNDGEAKDYQGWDLVKNEGIYHVGIPTISGTGAEVSRTTVLTGPRKKLGINSDFTPFDQVILDSELTKNVPINQWFYTGMDCYIHCVESLNGTYLNAFSQSYGDMALDLCKEIFLSDDLTEVEAQEKLMMASWHGGMSIVYSQVGVAHAMSYGLSYLLGTKHGIGNCIVFDHLEEFYPEGVKLFKEMKAKHNIELPKGICANLADEEFNIMIDIALSLEPLWENALGKNWKKTMTREKLRGLYQKM
- a CDS encoding CatA-like O-acetyltransferase, with the translated sequence MKIININTWNRKQHYEHFCRLKDPYFAVTIPFNVTKAYKFSKDSNKSFFAKYLHDCMKAINVVDNFRYRIEDGNVVDYNIIHASATIMRSDKTFGFSFIEYNDDLDIFIENIAIEKERIENSTDLYPPQNGLNCIHCSAMPWLHFSGQKEPVSGVLDSVPKIAFSKVSKVNNELMMNISVNVNHALVDGYHVGLFSEKFQEYLNQ
- a CDS encoding HAD family hydrolase, with the protein product MIKEYDNIKVIGFDADDTLWVNETYFREAEEAFGRLLSDYETPNKIDQELFKMEMSNLPIYGYGVKAFVLSMVQSALELSNYNVPHKTIEAILDIGKNMLNKPVELLDGVEDVLEVLSKKYRLILATKGDLLDQERKLEKSGLTSYFHHIEVLSDKKEVNYSKLLNHLDIKPSEFLMIGNSLKSDVLPLVNINAHAIHIPFHTTWAHEEVTEKDTNGKTYKTINSLRDVIKLLD
- the kdsB gene encoding 3-deoxy-manno-octulosonate cytidylyltransferase, translated to MKIISMIPARYSASRFPGKLMQDLGGKTVILRTYEATKATNLFDDVFVVTDSKIIYDEIVNNGGKAMMSKKEHDCGSDRIAEAVEFMDVDIVINVQGDEPFTDKESLAKLIEVFKDDHDKSIDLASLMVHITDIDEINNPNTVKVIVDQSNFALYFSRSPIPYPREKRVGVKYYKHKGVYAFRKEAILDFYKLPMLSLEASEKIECIRYLEYGKRIKMVETDVQGVEIDTPEDLERAKKIWK